The sequence GAAGACTTGTATAAATGTTCAAAAATTCAGCATCAACAAATTCAAATATGTCATTTGATTCTAATTTAAGAAATTTATATGCAGAACTATTTCTAGAGAATCCAATAAAGACATATTTATAAGTGTTATTTCCTAATTTAGTAATAACAGGATTCGATTTTCTCACATATGCAAGACATTCCCATACTTTCAGACGTCTGAGATTTGGTTTTCGATTGAACCAtgattcatatggagttttgctAATTCTTTTCATAGGAATTCTGTTTAGAATATATCAAGCACTTAAGAGTGCCTCACCCCACCAATAATCAGGTAATCCGGAACTGATCAACATGCAGTTTACCATTTCAATTAAAgtcctattttttttatttcagcaACACCATTTGATTCAGGTGAATATGGTGGTGTGAACTCGTGAATTATACCATTTCTTTCACAAACTGTTGCAAGTTCAGTAACTGATATTCACCTCCTCTATCGGAACGTAGGACTTTAATTTTACGATTCTATTGATTCTCAACTTCTGCTTTATAGATTAGAAATTTGCTCAACACTTCATCTTTACTTTTAAGTAAATAACATATGCATATTTCgaataatcatatataaaagtcacaaaatatttatttccacCACGAGAGACTTTGCTATGTAAATCAGACACATCAGAATGTATAAGTCCTAGTAATTCAGTTGTTCTTAATGCAACAGATTTATGTGGTTTGCAAGTGACTTTTTCTTGAACCCAAATATcacaattttcaatattatccaTTTTGCATTTTGATATAATTCCTAAGTTATGCATGTTCTTAACATATTTGTAATTTACATGGCCTAATCTAGCAGGCCACAAAGATAAAGAGTCAACTGTATAAGGcagaattatattttattacatTCATCTTAAACATGCCATTACAAGAGTAGCCCTTTCCTACAAACACATTATTCTTATATTACAAGGCTATCAGACTCAATGACTAActtaaatccttatttattgAGAAGATCTCCAGAAATCAGATTCTTTGTCATTTTGGGCACATATACACTTCATTCAATGTCAGTTGTTTGCCTGATGTGATTTTCAGAACCACTGTTCCAATTCCAGTAACTTTGGCACGAACATTGTTGCCCATTTTCACCTCTCTGCCATAAGTGCATTCTTTGTAAGTTTTGAAAATTGACATATCATAACTTACATGAACAGTGGCCCCTGTGTCCAGCCACCACCTTTCTTCAAAACCTACTGAGTTGGCTTCCTCTACTATAGCGGTGAAATCATCATTTCCAGCATCCATATTAACCTGTTTTCCTTTTAAAGTTATCGTCCTTGATGCGCTGCCAGCAATCCTTGGCAAAATGACCAGACTTATGACAATAGTAACAATTGCCTTTCTGTTTTTTCTTAGAAGGAAATCCATTGGAGTTTGGATTTTTCCTCTTTTTTCAGTTTTTATGGTTCTTAGATTTTTTCCCTTGAATCATATTAGCTTTTTCAGTCTCCTGATCAATATGTTCTCTCGTACTAGAGTCTTTCTCAATACGCAGATGATGCATGAGGGATTCCAAAGTATGCTTACTTTCATCATGTTTAAGTTTCTTCTTATAGCCATTCCAGGAATAAGGCAATTTTATAATTATTGCTCCAACTTGAAAAGGCTCAGGCAAAGTAATTTCAGCATTCTTAAGATTACTAACAATTAACTGTAGATCATGAACTTGATCAAGAAAGGGTTTACCTTCAATCATCTTGAAATCGAAATAGTTACCTATTAAGAACTTCTGATTGCTTGCCTCTTCGATACGGTATTTGTTTTCCAGAGCCAACCACAACTCCTTCGATGTTTCAATTGTTTTGTGTGCGCTGTAAACAGATTCTGATAATGAATTCAGTATATGGCCTTGGCACAAGAAATCATCAACTTTTCGCTTCTGTCTCTGTGCTTTTAGTTCCTCTTTGCGTTTTGCATCATCAGTCGCATCATCGTTTGGAATTGGAGCAAGATCATCATTTAAAATGTATGACAATTTGATTGTTGTCAAGAAGAACATAACCTTTTCCTGCCAACGCATGAAGTTATGGCCATTAAAGCGGTCGAGACGAAATAGATTCTGATTCATCACTTGAATGGACTGTGCCACGGATTCATTCAAAGTTAAATCCTTGAACGAAGACATCTCTTAAAACTGTTgaagaatttcgaaaatttagAAAGGATTTAATGATGAACTCTAAGGCACGTTTTAAACGCTAtattttaagagatgtttttaAGATCTCTCTCAGGATACAATGGAGATAATAAACTAATTCAAGACGTTTGAATATGATGATGCACCTCTATTTATACAGAATGAAAAGACGTTTCTGAATGGGTGTGACTCTTAGTCAAACAATCATGCATCCGTTCATGAACCAAAGCATCCACTCGCGAACAGTCGTGATGTTAGGTCGATCCTCGCGACCTGACCGAGCAGGTCGATCCCCGTAATTTTTGCAGCAAAAATCTTTATTCGTTATCGGCAACaaaatttctgaaaatattcTGAAAAATATTCTAACAACAAATACACAAAAACATATATAAGTCAGTGCACCAGCTTGAATTAATGCATAATCGGAGAA comes from Henckelia pumila isolate YLH828 chromosome 4, ASM3356847v2, whole genome shotgun sequence and encodes:
- the LOC140862652 gene encoding uncharacterized protein, which encodes MSSFKDLTLNESVAQSIQVMNQNLFRLDRFNGHNFMRWQEKVMFFLTTIKLSYILNDDLAPIPNDDATDDAKRKEELKAQRQKRKVDDFLCQGHILNSLSESVYSAHKTIETSKELWLALENKYRIEEASNQKFLIGNYFDFKMIEGKPFLDQVHDLQLIVSNLKNAEITLPEPFQVGAIIIKLPYSWNGYKKKLKHDESKHTLESLMHHLRIEKDSSTREHIDQETEKANMIQGKKSKNHKN